Genomic segment of Prinia subflava isolate CZ2003 ecotype Zambia chromosome 4, Cam_Psub_1.2, whole genome shotgun sequence:
cagcggcggcagcgccaTGGGGCTGGAGACGGAGAAGGTGGACACCCGCATCTTCATGGACGACGACGACAACTTCCCGCggagcggcggccccgcgcTGCCGCAGGCGGAGAAGTGCCCGGAGGACGAGCTGGACCGCGACCCCCACGGGCTGAACTCCCACCTGCAGgtgcgggccgggccgggccgggctgggggcgggcggggccggggccggggctcggcgAGGGGGGTCCGTGCGGGCGCCCCGGCTCCCCGTGACGGTAGAGCCTCCTCTCGTTCCAGGTGGGGTTCGAGGACGTGATCGCGGAGCCCGAGCTCACCCACTCCTTCGACAAGGTGTGGATTTGCAGCCACGCTCTGTTTGAGCTCAGCAAGTACGTGATCTACAAGGTCCTGACTCTGGTCCTCGCCATACCCATGGCCCTGGTTGTGGGGATCGTCTTCGCGACGCTCAGCTGCCTCCACATCTGGTAAGTCTGTGCAGTGTCCGTCGGTGCCTGGGCTCTGCCGACAGCTCCGCACAACTCCTCTGCTCTGGCATTCCTCACTGCCCAACCACCCATCGCCCTCTTCACACCGGTAGTCAGATCAGCTAGTATTAACTGCTTTATTTCTAAAGGGACAGAACAGGAAACAGTGTTTTCTCTGTGATTCAGTACCCTGCCTTGGTTTTACCTGGGGTCTGTCATGACTGTATAAGCTCCTGGGGGCAGAGAG
This window contains:
- the CAV2 gene encoding caveolin-2, coding for MGLETEKVDTRIFMDDDDNFPRSGGPALPQAEKCPEDELDRDPHGLNSHLQVGFEDVIAEPELTHSFDKVWICSHALFELSKYVIYKVLTLVLAIPMALVVGIVFATLSCLHIWVVVPFVKTCLMVLPSVQTVWKSLTDVFVVPFFQSLGRCFAMVNIRLDQE